Genomic window (Phragmites australis chromosome 5, lpPhrAust1.1, whole genome shotgun sequence):
CACAAAACATTTTGTCACAAAGACACTTAGCAAAATCATTCAGTTAGAATGAAAACTTCCATTAAGAGGGGACCTTGGAGTTTAAAGGCAAGAGCCAAGAGATGAAGGAAATTAATTGTGCGTGCAAAATAAAAACCATAAGATTAGTACCTTAAGAAGCTCAGAAGATCGGAAGCTACCTAACCACATGAAACACCTCTCAGCAGGGGTCTTCCACATCCCAGACAGCACATGAAAAACATCTGCTCTGGCTGCTACAGTCTTGAGCCTGAAAATTTCGTCGTAGTGCACCATGATGCTTTCAACAATACCCCGAAGATCATTATCGCCAGCATGTGCATTGACTGCAGCCCTCAACTCATTTATATGCTTGTTGTGCTCCTCCAACCAGCGTGCATACTCCATGTCGAATGCCAAAGCTCCTACAAATCAGAGAACATGAACACAGAGGGCACTGGCAGTATGATGGTATCCAACAATAGTGACCCTCATCGGTTGGTCAACAACTGAACACCTTCAATTTTTCTAACAGCTCTGACCTGTAAAAACCAAATCAGCAAACAAAATCCATAAGAAGGCGGGTACTCGTTTCTAGTTCCAGAAAAAAAACAGCGGAGATACATTATCCTCACCCAATCCTGCATTACAATGAAACACCTATAAAAATACTAATTACAACTTACAATAAACCGTGCCATACAGGAGGCTGTTTATAACAAGTTAGTATGACTAACATGAAACAGCATCATCGTCCATAAATCATCGCACAACAGCCAAAGCAGTACTACTGCGTAAGCAATTGCACCCAAGAGAAAAACATACAAACATAACAACTATGCTCAGTCACCACTAGCTTCCCTCTTTTGAAGAATATTAAGATGCAGTACATGAAAGCAAAAAAAAGGTTTTCTGTTGCATAGTCTCAAAAGACCTTGTCGGCAGTATGATAAATACATTACTATGTCAAGTAGGATAAAGTTTGATATAACCATGAAATAAAGCTGCAAGCCCAAAGACCTACAAACTTTATGCTAACCCTATTGATGTGCAAGGTGGTAAAACATGTGACAGTGACCATAGcttacaaaattaaaaacaaaGATGCGTACCTGGAATGCACATGTTCAGTGCTTTGGCAGTAAAGAAAGATTCCatgttaaaaagataaaaataattcctATCACTCAGGTCTGACAACAGCTGGCCAGCAAGGTGATACAGTGCTGCCATTATGGGAAGCGTTAGGTGCCACTGTCTGTAGCTTGGGCCATTTATAAGCTTAGTGTTCACAAGAGGCTTATGATCATAGAACCATTCATAGACTGCTGGATCTTCCTCCCTGTCCAACTCCAATTGTATAGCCTCCAGCGGTTCAACATCCAGCATATATAGTCCAGTGGGCCGAGGGGTTCCTCATCCTCAAATGGAGGAAAGCGCATTCGTTTAAAATGTCTCATATCTCTCTTCTCTCACAGCATCATGATCCACATCGTATCCCACTGCGAAAGAACATAGGAGAGGAGGATTAAGCATATAAGAAAACGGAAGTACAACTTGAAAGATCTGCCTGTACGGATTCATAAAAAATAGCAGCGGCTAGCATGTAAACAGCTCAGTTTGTAGCTATATTAGGTTTAAGAAAGTTAATTCTAGAGATCCTCACCTGTGCCAGATATATGAGTTCCACCACCATGGTATTTCATTTACAAAAGTGAGGGCTCTTGTGATATGATACAAGACTTTAACATGGCGAACCTGAAAACAAGTATTTATTACTTAAATGCCATGCCACAAGTAATCTCACCAAGAATTCACATCTAAAGATGGACATGACAGATAATGTACCTGTTCCCAAGGCATCGGCATGTTCTCCCGTAGCTTGTAAACAGTAtgagaccatctccaacagctacctcaaatcttcatcctcaaaatactattacagcatcccctatccttaacactgtagcagtactgtatcactggatagaggatctgttggagatggatttctagtgctacagtataccgcaaaacactgtagcactagaatcctcaaatttgaagactctgttggagatggcctgaGGCACAAATTTGAGTGCTCCAAGATAAACACGCTTGTCATGCCTGTACTTCTTGGAAGACATGTCTCCATGGTCTCTGTTAAATCATCAAGATATGTGTGATTCTTACTTCTATAATCTAGAGTTGGGACTGCAGCTAATTGTTTACCACCGAACATCACTAGGTAATAGCAAAAGGCTGCATAGCCAAGCATGCCATAACACAGCCTAATGCAAACATGAACACCACTCATCGCACAGCTACAAACCAGAAACTCGAAACAACTGCATCGTATTCTCTGCTCGCACAACATGTAAACATCAAACGAGAGATCAACCGCAACCACGACGTCAGTTCAAAGCTAGGCACAACTACAGAACCACCTAAAACCATAGCCCAATCCGAACGAGGAAACATCGAAACTTCGCCATGAGCAGAGGGTAAAGCCTGAAACATCCCGAGGCGATGCGGATCTGGAGTTACCTGATGATTTTACGGACGTGCTCGGGAGCATATCTTCCTCCTGCGCAACAAGGACCTAATCCCCGACCAACACCGCCTGCATCAGCAGCTCCAGAAACGAAGGTTGCTTGCTGATAAAAGAAACGAAGGTTGAATAAGAATTGTTAATGGTGGATCTACGTGTAATGCAGAAGCAGATGACAATGGACTACACATGCAAAAAGCATCGTGGATGAAATCATAAATCGAGGAGCgtaagggtttttttttaactaaccTGCAGATTGATGTGCTTTAAGAGTTGAATGTGTGAATCGCATGCACAAGCAGAGAGTCAGCGTTGCTGGGCTCGATGAATCACCGTAGTTTTATGAAAAACGCCGTAATTGAAGGAGCAGTGGTGCCGTCTACAATAGTAAGAAGCATTAGTTAACAGATCGTTAATATGGGAATTCAAGGGGAGAGCACAGGTATTACCTTGTCAATCTTCAGCAGTACGTAGGCTGGTATCAACACAAATATCTGGCCTTGTTCCTCTTAATTTCTGGCATTCCTCATAAAGCTCGGCACAACAATCATATATGTATAGGAATTGCAGTGAATCGGGGAGGCCCTTCTTGGGTAGCGATCTGATTTTAGGAGATCCCAAGACATATAATCCCTCGAGAGAAGAAAGGCAATGCAACCCTTGAGGGAGGGACTGCAGAGCCCTGCAGTCACTAATGTGCATCTCTCGGAGAGACGTGAGGAACTGAAGCGCCTCGTCCTGCTCTTCCGTGAAGCTTTCCGCACGCCAGTCATTCTGTAGGTATAATGTCCGGAGGGAAGCGGAGAGGCGTCTGCAGATGGGACCAACGAGCACTGCGGAGATGCTGTCCACCTCAATTCTCGTCAGTTGGAAGGAACCTGCAGGCATTATTTTGGTCCTTGCCACCTCTGCGAGTAGATCGGCTGCTATAGAACCACCGGTTTCATCATCTCTCCGATTATTAACCCACAGAGTCTCGAGGTTGGATGTGATGAGAGGATTGAATCCATCCACCGTGGTATTCTTACAATCAACTAGTGCAAGAGTGGTAAGAGATGTGAGGTTTGAGAGCAGAGCCATTGACATCATGCTTGGCTCTTCCCGTAACAGGAGTTCCTTAAGGCAAGGAGGAAAAAGGTTGATGCTCTGAGCTGCTTCTCCCATGGACCACCGAGAGAATAGCTTGCCACATTTTTGTATGTATACTGACACGAGCGACGAGAGGCTCCGAAATCCACCTTCGTCCTCCACAGGCAGGATTAGATTCTTACACCCCACCAAGCGGACATCTCTCAGTGAGCTGGAGAATGGAAACTGCAATACCACTTCCTCATGGTCCTCATCTGAGGCGCACACATCCAGACTAGAAAGAGCTGGGAAACATTTGAACAAATTTGACAACGATTTTCCTGTAAGAGGAAATTCCCTGAGTTCCAGATATTGGACTGAATGGAGCACAAAACTATCATCCAGTCCTCCCCAAAGTGTTTCCTCGCATCTCCTAACCCTTATACTTCTTAGAGGACGTAGCTTTTGGAGGTCCGTAAATGAGATGAGTGATGTATCTTTAATTTCCAAAACATCTATTTCACCTAGATTATGGAAGGCCAATTCACTAGGCATCTTAATGTGCAATTCAGTACCATCATAATCCAAGTAGTCCGTATGAACAGAAGATAGCATTGAAGTGTGAGGCAAGGGAGGCAGGCGCAACTTCGGGCATGCATGAATGTAAAGATGACATAGATTAGCGAACCATATGGTGTTGTCTTGCGTAGAAGAGCTAAACCACCCCGAGAACGGCAGAGCAACGAGCTTGGGGCAATTAGTGCATCTTATTCTTTCAAGCCTTGAGAAGAAATGAGAGTTAGCTCCCCCAACCCACTCCACAAGTTCTGGCATATAATCAAACTCAACTTCCTTCAATTGTGTGAAACTTTTTTCTGTAATGCCACCAAATATGTCAGGTCCAAACTGACATATCCCAACTATATTCTTCAGCTTGAGTTTTCTTAGATGATATATCTGCCCAAAAGGTAGAAGTGTGGCCCAAGACACTCTCTCTAGATGTAGACTCTCCAAGTTTTTCATGTGGATGTTGCTGCACAACCAACTAGGACACGTGGCACCACCATGATTTACAATGCGAAGTTCTCTAAGATTAGAGTGtggttgaagactatcaagaatATCATCTCCTCTGAACTGTTGCTCTCTACCCCAGAATAATCCTAACTTAATTATATTCCTTTTCGCCATCAACTTGGCTTCATTAGCTTCTTCCCTGATTCTCACATTTTCGAGTCCATATATATTGAGTTCTCCTCCAAGCTCTTCCAACTGCCCCAACTCTTTCAGTTCAAATCCAACGTGCTCTTTCTTAACATGGAACCCTTTCAATTCTTGTAAAAACTTCATTTTTCCAACCTCAGAAACATTGGAATGGAATTCTTTGTTAGCAACGACGAAATGACGCAAATTCACAAGGCGGATAATGTCTTTAGGCATATCATAACACCTTCCCCAGTGTTGAAGGTCCAAGAATTTCAAGTGATAAAACCTGGACACTACGCTAGGCAAACACACTTTTGAGTATCTAGGTGACTTAACTTTTAGGTACCGAAGGTGGACAAGCTTTGAAAAGTTGTGTGGCAAAGAATTTATGGAGTTTATGAATATAAAtaggacacggagaccctttaTTTCCTTAAACGtatgttttaaaatattgaCCAAGCTTGCCCTTCTATAttctccaaaaatcatcaaactctGCAAACTTCCAATGTTTATCCTTCTCTTCAATTTATTCATTTCTTCCTCAAAAATTTCAGTATAATTATCCTGCATGGAGATGGATAGGTGGCGAATTGATGGTGGGATGTCATCAGCTCTAAAACTAGAACAACTGATATAGGCACATTCTTTTGATGAAACACTCTGTGAAAGCTCATGCAGTAAATCATGCATTACATAATAAGTATCATCTCCTTTCATCAGAAAACCATTGTCTAATAGTTCATCCAAATACTTTGATCCTATGTCCTCAATTTTATCATTCTGACCATTGGAATCTATGATGCCTACTGAAATCCAAAAACGAGTAATCTCCAAACTATTAAACTTATAATCCTCAGGGAAAAGGGCACAATATGAAAAACATTTCTTTAAATGGAAGGGAAGATAGTCGTAGCTAATTTTTAGGGCTGGGATAATATCATCATCATGTTTTTGTTTTAGCCACTCTTTCTTTTCAAGAATTTCCATCCAATGTTCCCGATATGGTTTCTTACTCAATAACCGACCAACTGTTTTGGCTGCAAGTGGGGAGCACTTCAACTTATCTGCTATTTGTCTTGCAATGTCAAGTAAATCTTCTTTATCATGCTCTTCTTGGATTTCACCAAAGACACATATCTGAAAGAATTTCCAAAATGCATCAGGATCCAAACCATGTAGATCAATTGAACTAGTTCCCTTTGTCACCATTTCTACTATTTTTGGGAACCGAGTTGTGACGAGAACCATGTTTCCACTGGTCTCGCCCTTTTCGAATGGAGCTAACAGTTTTCCCCAATCATCATCACTGCTGCATTCCCATATATCATCCAAGACAACTAGAAACCTTTTGGATTTCAATCTCTCTGCAATGGTTTTTTGAAGCCGGTCTAAGTTGGttgtttcattttcttttttatttccttcatttTCAGTTGCAGGTAGGCAGCCCAGGATCTCTTTGGTGAGCTTAAGCACATCAAAATTAGTTGACACACATACCCAGACCCTAACAATGAAGTGTTCTTCAGTCCTTTTGTCATTATATAGATGCTGGGCGAAGGTTGTCTTTCCAATACCTCCCGGGCCAACTATAGGTAGAACAGACAAGATTTTATCGTTTTGTGTGGCATTGGTCATCTCATTTATAGTTTTTTCATAAATGGCATCTCTCCCAAACAACTTTCTCTGTGTTATTTCTGAGCTAGTGACGGGCCGCTTAGTGGAGGCAGGCATGCTTGGCTGAAGGTTACTGCTTAGGTTTATCTTGAGCAAATCGGAGATAGGAGGACATAGGGAGTTTATTTCTTCTATCACCTGCTTGATTTTATTGGACATGTCTACTCTGTTGAATGGCACCTTGTCAACACGGCCATCGTCAATATTGATATCAGACTCTGCCTTGCTTGTGTTATCGGTGACAACAGCAATATCATCTTGTGAACGGCAACAAGGAAAGCATGAAAACCAGTTACCGGCAGTGTGCTGAACAGCATGGCGAGCATGCAGAGTTTGAGAGCTGAGGCCGTCACCCACGTCGGGGGCGGCCTCCCGGGTGCCGTCGAGCTTGTCTTGGATCATGAAGTAGTGGAGCTCATCAAGAGCATCCTCAGCCTCATCGGCCTTCTGGCCCAGGTCCTCCAGCAACCCTCGCAGACCGAGGTTGAAGGTGACGTCTCCCCCCTGGGCCTCGTGCAGAAGACCTTGAGTGTACATCAGATCCCTTTTGATCTTCTGGAAGTTGAGGTTGAGCTCGGAGCTGGACACGTATGCCGCCACCAGGTCATCAGACAGCTTGTTGAGCACCTTGCCAAGGAGCCAGCTCGCGGCGCCAACGGCCGCCTCCATCTCCGCCACCGGTTTCTGTCGTGTCCCGTGAATCCGTGAGGAAGAACAGTAATTGGGACTGGGAATAGAAGAAGAATCTGGGGAAATGGATCTGAGAAGAACAATAATCTGGGGGCACAGCGTGAAGGAGGGATAAATAATACTGATGCAGCATGGTAGGTGGCACAGTGTGGCTGCGATCAACCTCCAGTGGTAGGTGGCACAGTGTGGCGCCATCAGGTATGTGGCACACCCTGCAGCCTTCGGTCAATGAGCCGAGCACAGCGCCTCCGGCCGGCACCTCCCTCTGCTGTCCCTGCATGATGATGAAGAGACCTTAACTTAATCCAGCGCCACGTCCACACCAGCCGCCAAACATTTACGGCGTCCGCTAGCCCGCTGATTGCCAGCCAGTGATTATAGTTGTAGTAGTCTGTATCggtgattttaaaaaaatcacaaaaaatctgaaaaaatcgGGAAACGAAAAGAACCCGGATAAATACCTATGTATACTTGTTGCTTACAATAACATAAATTCAACCAAATCACTGCTAAACAAAGCCAGCCTTTTTGAGCTACAAGTAACCTTGTCAAAGACATTTTTGCACTATTAACTGATGGATAGATGACCCCAAGTTGTTCAAATGTTTGTTCAGGAACAATGTGCCATTTGGGCATGACATCAAAGCATAAGCAATAACATAAATTCAATCAAATCACAGCTAAACAAAGCCAGCCTTTTTGAGCTACAAGTAACCTTGTCAAAGACATCTTTTGCACTATTAACTGATGGATAGATGACCCTAAGTTGTTCAAATGTTTGTTCAGGAACAATGTGCCATTTGGGCATGACATCGAAGCATAAGCAACCTGCCAGCAAAGGCGATGGTAACGTCCTCGACCTCCGTTTGGCGACATGAAACACCTATAGCTCTAGTCTCAAAAGAAAGCCAAGATCATTTACAAAGCCAAACAAgctaaatgtttttttttcctgaattaacattgaaaaaagaaaagattataaGCACTGTCTGAAGCTGCTAAGAAAAAAACAGTAGCTTGCCTTATacattgacaaaaaaaattcagcagGCTGTATATAAGAATCTCTTGAAATTCATGCGTGCCTTACATACTCTACAGTTCAGTGACCAATACTTTCACATTTTGGCTGTTTTCCGTATCAGCAGCTGAATCTCTTGAAGTTACTTAAAATAAACATTACATGACAGTCTTGGAGGACATTTCCAAAATCAAATATGTGGCAAAGAAGATGTTACTTGGAACGAAAGTCCCAAAATCCAAATATGTACTATTTGGGCATGAGAGCAATGGATATGGAATAAAAAATTTGATATGTAGAAGAGGGCAAAGCCTGACATGTAACACTGTTACATTGGTACATTAGGTAGCTGAATGTGAGGGGTAAAAAACATATTAGGCAGCACAACGCTACTCGCTTGCAGGTGACAGGTGCCGAACTGCCGATAGGTAGCACATGCTTAATGCAACGGTTTACTACGTAATTCTCTTAgattcttataatttttttaagagtaaTTCTCTTCGATTCTGACTGCCCGTTGAAGATGTACAATGATGGGAAATGATTGTTAAAATATGCCCAATTTACTACGATAGAAAAGGTTATTAGTGTCAGTTTAGAACTGTTATTATTGTAGGTTTTTGAACCGATACTATACAATTGATAGTGATAGTCTAGCAATATTCGTGCCAGTTGTGGAAGTTGAAATGTgttttgatttatatgtgatgaatgattgataaggttgttgagttttggattgcttgagtttagtttgagtattttgattatagattaattggagttggagctagagaaatatgttttct
Coding sequences:
- the LOC133918752 gene encoding putative disease resistance protein RGA4, which produces MEAAVGAASWLLGKVLNKLSDDLVAAYVSSSELNLNFQKIKRDLMYTQGLLHEAQGGDVTFNLGLRGLLEDLGQKADEAEDALDELHYFMIQDKLDGTREAAPDVGDGLSSQTLHARHAVQHTAGNWFSCFPCCRSQDDIAVVTDNTSKAESDINIDDGRVDKVPFNRVDMSNKIKQVIEEINSLCPPISDLLKINLSSNLQPSMPASTKRPVTSSEITQRKLFGRDAIYEKTINEMTNATQNDKILSVLPIVGPGGIGKTTFAQHLYNDKRTEEHFIVRVWVCVSTNFDVLKLTKEILGCLPATENEGNKKENETTNLDRLQKTIAERLKSKRFLVVLDDIWECSSDDDWGKLLAPFEKGETSGNMVLVTTRFPKIVEMVTKGTSSIDLHGLDPDAFWKFFQICVFGEIQEEHDKEDLLDIARQIADKLKCSPLAAKTVGRLLSKKPYREHWMEILEKKEWLKQKHDDDIIPALKISYDYLPFHLKKCFSYCALFPEDYKFNSLEITRFWISVGIIDSNGQNDKIEDIGSKYLDELLDNGFLMKGDDTYYVMHDLLHELSQSVSSKECAYISCSSFRADDIPPSIRHLSISMQDNYTEIFEEEMNKLKRRINIGSLQSLMIFGEYRRASLVNILKHTFKEIKGLRVLFIFINSINSLPHNFSKLVHLRYLKVKSPRYSKVCLPSVVSRFYHLKFLDLQHWGRCYDMPKDIIRLVNLRHFVVANKEFHSNVSEVGKMKFLQELKGFHVKKEHVGFELKELGQLEELGGELNIYGLENVRIREEANEAKLMAKRNIIKLGLFWGREQQFRGDDILDSLQPHSNLRELRIVNHGGATCPSWLCSNIHMKNLESLHLERVSWATLLPFGQIYHLRKLKLKNIVGICQFGPDIFGGITEKSFTQLKEVEFDYMPELVEWVGGANSHFFSRLERIRCTNCPKLVALPFSGWFSSSTQDNTIWFANLCHLYIHACPKLRLPPLPHTSMLSSVHTDYLDYDGTELHIKMPSELAFHNLGEIDVLEIKDTSLISFTDLQKLRPLRSIRVRRCEETLWGGLDDSFVLHSVQYLELREFPLTGKSLSNLFKCFPALSSLDVCASDEDHEEVVLQFPFSSSLRDVRLVGCKNLILPVEDEGGFRSLSSLVSVYIQKCGKLFSRWSMGEAAQSINLFPPCLKELLLREEPSMMSMALLSNLTSLTTLALVDCKNTTVDGFNPLITSNLETLWVNNRRDDETGGSIAADLLAEVARTKIMPAGSFQLTRIEVDSISAVLVGPICRRLSASLRTLYLQNDWRAESFTEEQDEALQFLTSLREMHISDCRALQSLPQGLHCLSSLEGLYVLGSPKIRSLPKKGLPDSLQFLYIYDCCAELYEECQKLRGTRPDICVDTSLRTAED